One Herbaspirillum rubrisubalbicans genomic window carries:
- a CDS encoding LTA synthase family protein — MNAMAIETILMDASAASLAGLLLSVLLEQMMRPRPCLRRPASAWSLHSGLCLGVQALLTLLLGRPWFALTITMALLLLLVLVNNAKLRALHEPFVFQDHEYFLDALRYPRLYLPFLGWAKVAGATAAAAIAIALGLFGEIPSPGQWDGSGLAGIQSAILLTATLLIALGTVRLPTIHLQPEQDVKALGLLACLWSYGRHSRQPWHAASPFAQLKAPAATGPLPHLVAIQSESFFDPRPYFPGIRPEILSQFDLLRQEGLASGKLQVPAWGANTVRSECAFLTGIPNAALGIHRFNPYAALAAHSQQLGLASYLKQLGYRTILLHPYHRQFYRRDRVHTILGFDEFHDITAFSDADRSGPYIGDLALADKVAAWLKEAHTPLFIHVITMENHGPLHLEQCDASDVQALYDSAPEPGCTDLTVYLRHLRHADQMIGRLRQSLEQTPRGASLCWYGDHVPIMPEVYRHHGRPPGEVDYVYWSKDRRNRQAPGMMQIENLALTWLRELGLIVL; from the coding sequence CATAGCGGCCTCTGTCTGGGTGTGCAAGCACTGCTGACACTGCTGCTAGGCCGGCCCTGGTTCGCCCTGACGATCACCATGGCCCTGCTATTGCTGCTGGTCCTTGTCAACAACGCCAAGTTGCGTGCTTTGCATGAACCCTTCGTGTTTCAGGATCATGAATACTTTCTCGACGCCCTTCGCTACCCGCGTCTTTACCTGCCCTTCCTGGGTTGGGCAAAAGTGGCCGGTGCCACGGCAGCAGCAGCTATCGCCATTGCACTGGGTCTGTTCGGGGAAATACCATCACCCGGTCAGTGGGATGGTAGCGGACTGGCGGGCATACAGTCAGCAATACTATTGACGGCGACCCTGCTCATCGCACTGGGCACAGTTCGACTGCCGACGATACATCTCCAACCCGAGCAGGATGTGAAAGCCCTCGGCTTGCTGGCTTGCCTGTGGAGCTACGGACGACACTCACGACAGCCCTGGCACGCCGCGTCACCCTTCGCGCAACTCAAGGCACCTGCGGCGACCGGGCCATTACCACATCTGGTCGCCATACAAAGCGAATCCTTCTTCGATCCCCGCCCCTACTTTCCTGGCATCCGCCCGGAGATCCTCAGTCAGTTCGATCTGTTGCGCCAGGAGGGCCTGGCCAGCGGGAAACTGCAAGTGCCTGCCTGGGGAGCCAACACGGTCCGCAGTGAGTGCGCATTCCTGACCGGAATCCCCAATGCAGCATTGGGCATTCATCGCTTCAACCCATATGCGGCATTGGCCGCACACTCACAACAGCTCGGCCTGGCGAGCTACCTCAAGCAGTTGGGCTATCGGACCATCCTGCTCCATCCTTATCATCGGCAGTTCTATCGACGTGACCGCGTACACACGATACTTGGATTCGACGAATTTCATGACATTACCGCCTTCAGCGACGCCGACCGCAGCGGTCCCTACATCGGCGATCTTGCCTTGGCCGACAAGGTTGCGGCCTGGCTGAAAGAGGCTCACACCCCGCTGTTCATCCATGTCATCACGATGGAAAACCATGGCCCCTTGCATCTGGAACAGTGCGACGCCAGTGACGTGCAGGCGCTGTATGACAGTGCGCCCGAGCCAGGCTGCACCGACCTGACGGTCTATTTACGCCATCTGCGACACGCAGACCAGATGATAGGCCGACTCCGCCAGAGCCTGGAACAAACCCCGCGGGGCGCCAGCCTGTGCTGGTACGGCGACCATGTGCCGATCATGCCCGAGGTCTATCGACATCATGGCCGCCCGCCCGGTGAAGTCGACTACGTCTACTGGAGTAAGGATCGTCGCAATAGGCAAGCACCCGGCATGATGCAGATCGAGAACCTGGCGCTGACATGGTTGCGTGAGCTGGGGTTGATAGTCCTCTGA